In Hypomesus transpacificus isolate Combined female chromosome 4, fHypTra1, whole genome shotgun sequence, the following are encoded in one genomic region:
- the LOC124467454 gene encoding LOW QUALITY PROTEIN: G-protein coupled receptor family C group 6 member A-like (The sequence of the model RefSeq protein was modified relative to this genomic sequence to represent the inferred CDS: inserted 1 base in 1 codon; substituted 1 base at 1 genomic stop codon): MVTCISPLLFLSVFLLPWMTGGRPEATAPGDIIVGGIFPFHDYVEESITIIPPHEAKCVRFNNHALNSGLAMINTVELVNQSPSMSRLGLKLGYRIQDSCSDVTTALRAIAGLRKQGEVAGISLPPITSIVGASSSEISIAVARQLNLERIPQISHSSTAIILSDKKRFPGFLRTVPSDLYQTKAMVRLMVDSGWSWVGLVIADNEYGRSAFNALLGQTSKRGICVAFKETILNSLSDPDYSSVVTRVANVILTNPRVKVLVAFLTSHQMSQLLLKLKALEDEQEESASGGRVWLASDGWSSTPEDVVGNLDLESIGKVVGFTFKSSNLESYRQYLQRLKETREEQRGRNPFLDEFLKNGXLDLEELGKNSQDETVFSVELAVRALAQAVIGVCSSRNCTQKSIEPWEVLRALKQGMEFEQDRETYFFDENGDITLGYEVTVWNSRKGKVQVGDIVAEYHPLNDSFTHTILPRAAYLTDLKEVVSRCSESCLPGERKQTFEGQLHTCCYKCINCTENTYSNSTDMDHCPACNTDREWSEKGSSRCTPKTLEYFSWDDGFAVVLLMLAALGILLSLLVGALFLYQRQTPVVKAAGGGLCQVILLSLIGSFISAMVFVGKPSNLTCKVRQVLFGLSFTLCVSCILVKSLKILLAFQVNPALGRVFRRLYQPLVIVCGCLTLQLLTCLLWLLLPSSPREKLTVQPTSILAECHEGSHVAFGVMLSYIAVLALVCFFCAFKGRKLPQKYNEAKFITFGMLLYLISWAIFVPVYITTSGKYLPAVEMVVXLISSYGIICCHFLPKCYIILFRKEHNTKDAFIQDVHKYAFRGQDTVSISECDLPEDKPTGLPFTIGLPRCSCPDHMYRPHPARSQQEARDT; the protein is encoded by the exons ATGGTGACTTGCATCAGTCCGTTACTGTTCCTATCTGTTTTTTTGTTGCCATGGATGACAGGTGGCAGACCTGAAGCTACTGCCCCTGGTGACATCATCGTAGGGGGTATTTTCCCTTTCCACGATTATGTGGAGGAAAGCATCACAATCATCCCTCCGCATGAGGCTAAGTGTGTGAG GTTTAATAATCATGCATTAAACAGTGGGCTGGCTATGATCAACACAGTGGAGTTAGTCAACCAGTCTCCCTCCATGTCCCGGCTTGGCCTGAAGCTGGGCTATCGCATCCAAGACTCCTGCTCTGACGTCACCACGGCCCTGAGGGCCATCGCTGGGCTGCGCAAACAAGGGGAAGTGGCTGGCATCTCACTCCCGCCCATCACCTCCATTGTCGGAGCTTCTTCCTCTGAAATCTCCATCGCTGTTGCCAGGCAACTGAACCTGGAGCGTATTCCTCAG ATCAGCCACTCCTCCACCGCCATCATCTTAAGCGACAAGAAGCGTTTCCCAGGCTTCCTGCGTACGGTGCCCAGTGACCTCTACCAAACTAAGGCCATGGTCCGGCTGATGGTGGACAGTGGCTGGAGCTGGGTGGGCTTGGTCATTGCCGACAACGAATACGGACGCTCGGCCTTCAACGCCCTTTTGGGTCAGACCTCGAAGAGAGGGATTTGCGTGGCCTTCAAAGAGACCATCCTTAACTCGCTGAGCGACCCTGACTACTCCTCAGTCGTGACGAGGGTCGCCAACGTCATCTTGACAAACCCCCGCGTCAAGGTGTTGGTGGCGTTTTTGACGTCCCATCAGATGTCACAACTCTTACTGAAGTTGAAGGCCctggaggatgagcaggaggagTCAGCCTCAGGAGGAAGGGTGTGGCTGGCCAGCGACGGCTGGTCGTCAACTCCCGAAGATGTGGTGGGAAACCTGGATCTGGAGAGCATCGGAAAGGTGGTAGGCTTCACGTTTAAAAGTAGCAACCTGGAGTCCTACCGCCAGTACCTGCAGAGACtgaaggagaccagggaggagcagagaggacgtAACCCCTTCCTGGATGAGTTCCTGAAGAATGGATAGCTGGACCTGGAAGAGCTGGGTAAGAATAGCCAGGATGAGACGGTGTTCAGCGTGGAGTTGGCTGTGAGGGCTCTGGCCCAGGCCGTGATCGGAGTCTGCAGCAGCAGGAACTGCACCCAGAAAAGCATCGAGCCGTGGGAG GTTTTGAGAGCTTTAAAGCAGGGCATGGAATTTGAGCAGGACAGGGAGACTTATTTTTTCGACGAGAATGGAGACATTACCCTTGGCTATGAAGTCACTGTCTGGAATTCTAGGAAGGGGAAGGTGCAAGTGGGCGACATTGTGGCAGAGTACCACCCTTTGAACGacagcttcacacacaccatcctgccCCGTGCTGCTTACCTCACAGACCTGAAG GAAGTAGTGTCCAGGTGCTCAGAGAGCTGTCTTCCTGGTGAGAGGAAGCAGACATTTGAAGGACAGCTGCACACCTGCTGTTACAAGTGCATCAACTGTACTGAGAACACCTACTCCAACAGCACAG ACATGGACCACTGCCCGGCCTGCAACACTGACAGAGAGTGGTCTGAGAAGGGCAGCTCCAGGTGCACCCCTAAAACCCTGGAGTACTTCTCCTGGGACGATGGCTTTGCGGTGGTCTTGCTAATGCTGGCCGCCCTGGGCATCCTCCTATCCCTCCTGGTGGGGGCGCTCTTCTTGTACCAGCGCCAAACCCCCGTGGTGAAGGCTGCGGGAGGGGGGCTGTGCCAGGTCATCCTGCTGTCTCTAATTGGTAGTTTCATCAGTGCCATGGTGTTCGTGGGCAAGCCCAGCAACCTGACCTGCAAGGTTCGCCAGGTGCTGTTTGGCCTGAGCTTCACGCTGTGCGTCTCCTGCATCCTGGTCAAGTCGCTGAAGATCCTGCTGGCGTTCCAGGTCAACCCGGCGCTTGGGCGGGTGTTCCGCCGCCTGTACCAGCCCCTCGTCATCGTCTGTGGCTGTCTCACCCTGCAGCTCCTAACCTgcctcctctggctcctcctcccgAGCAGCCCCCGAGAGAAGCTGACCGTCCAGCCCACCTCAATACTGGCCGAGTGCCACGAAGGCTCCCACGTGGCGTTCGGCGTGATGCTGTCCTACATCGCCGTCCTGGCGCTGGTCTGCTTCTTCTGCGCCTTCAAGGGCCGCAAGCTGCCCCAGAAGTACAACGAGGCCAAGTTCATCACTTTTGGCATGCTCCTCTACCTCATCTCCTGGGCGATCTTCGTCCCTGTGTACATCACCACATCTGGGAAGTACCTGCCGGCAGTGGAGATGGTGG ATCTCATCTCCTCCTACGGAATCATCTGCTGTCACTTCCTGCCCAAGTGCTACATCATCCTGTTCCGGAAGGAGCACAACACCAAGGACGCCTTCATCCAGGATGTGCACAAATACGCCTTCCGGGGCCAGGACACTGTGTCCATCTCTGAGTGCGATTTACCGGAGGACAAACCCACGGGTCTTCCTTTCACCATCGGCCTTCCCCGATGCTCCTGCCCCGACCACATGTACCGACCGCACCCCGCCAGGTCCCAGCAGGAAGCCAGGGATACTTGA